Proteins co-encoded in one Megalops cyprinoides isolate fMegCyp1 chromosome 1, fMegCyp1.pri, whole genome shotgun sequence genomic window:
- the LOC118792207 gene encoding gap junction delta-3 protein-like — protein sequence MGEWGFLGGLFDTLQAQSPMLGRFWLLIMLVFRILILGTVATDLFEDEQEEFVCNTLQPGCKQVCYDEAFPISQYRFWVFHIVLISTPALVYLVYAMHIRSKDGERRGRGRGRGQGQDPERHLRRLYIINVAFRLLAEIGFIVGQWWLYGFRVEDHFPCRRFPCPHTVDCFPSRPMEKTVFLCFYFSVGVLSAGASVVELVHMIYKWLFGGRREWPEHSYNSENQHNLAREEEKALRAMRDQLSKSSQDSIRLKTGLVRSISSKSSRVGHKTSRCKGATPPIAV from the coding sequence ATGGGGGAATGGGGCTTCCTCGGTGGGCTGTTCGATACCCTGCAGGCCCAGTCGCCCATGCTGGGCCGCTTCTGGCTGCTCATCATGCTGGTGTTCCGCATTCTCATCCTGGGCACAGTGGCGACTGACCTGTTCGAGGACGAGCAGGAGGAGTTCGTCTGCAACACCCTGCAGCCGGGCTGCAAGCAGGTGTGCTATGACGAAGCCTTCCCCATCTCCCAGTACCGCTTCTGGGTCTTCCACATTGTGCTGATCTCCACACCTGCACTAGTCTATCTCGTTTATGCCATGCACATCCGCTCCAAGGATGGGGAGcgccgggggcgggggcggggccgcgGCCAGGGCCAGGACCCCGAGCGCCACCTGCGCCGGCTCTACATCATCAATGTGGCCTTCCGGCTGCTGGCGGAGATAGGCTTCATCGTGGGCCAGTGGTGGCTGTATGGGTTCCGGGTGGAGGACCACTTCCCGTGCCGCCGCTTCCCCTGCCCGCACACAGTCGACTGCTTCCCCTCCCGGCCCATGGAGAAGACCGTCTTCCTCTGCTTCTACTTCTCTGTGGGCGTGCTGTCGGCGGGGGCCAGCGTCGTCGAGCTGGTGCACATGATCTACAAGTGGCTCTTCGGGGGCCGCAGGGAGTGGCCAGAGCACAGCTATAACAGCGAGAACCAGCACAACCTAGCCCGGGAGGAGGAAAAGGCACTGCGGGCCATGCGAGACCAACTGTCCAAGAGCAGCCAGGACAGCATCAGGCTCAAAACTGGCTTGGTGCGCAGCATCAGTAGCAAGAGCTCCAGAGTCGGTCACAAGACAAGCCGATGCAAAGGTGCCACGCCCCCCATAGCCGTGTAA